From one Syntrophales bacterium genomic stretch:
- the priA gene encoding primosomal protein N' encodes MFVRVAINIPTDKTFIYSVPGELEKEVTTGKRVLVPFGKRRVTGYILESMDIADREKTKDIIEILDMEPLFNESDLKFYKWASDYYIYHLGKLLGSILPHGIDVESYMWLMPAGESVGNGRGQKLSSVQYRIIEILKDYPKGLPLDKLKKVLGGKQVYRDLKVLQNAKLITIEDRLKKPDIKTKKEKIIALCRDGLSDVKLTEKQGKVVNYLSRHGETSISLLNREIKNVSAVIRSLEKKGVVSVSEMEVYRRPGQGPEIGRDETGLILNKEQKAAVEKIVRSIASGKFSPHLLHGVTGSGKTEVYLNAIEETMKLEGNVIFLVPEIALTPQLLSRVNRRFSNDEIAILHSGISRSARYDQWRRIQSGEIKIVVGARSAIFAPVRNLKLIVVDEEHDTSYKQDDRMPYNARDLAIVKAKLNAAVVVLGSATPGIRTYYNIKEKQYRYLSLPRRVEDKPLPQIEIIDMKDEEDKNGRVPIISRFLRSAIQDTLKAGKQSLLFLNRRGFNTFLCCLDCGHVFRCLNCSVSMTHHAGDGSLKCHYCDYSIKIPHRCPSCHGGKIKSYGVGTEKVEVEVSMFFPQARIERMDSDTTVKKGAHNRLLKALDRGDIDILIGTQMITKGHDFPNITLVGVVSADTSLNIPDFRAAERTFQLITQVSGRSGRGDSPGRVIVQTFSPEHYAIKRARENDYTRFYEDEISLRREMSYPPFSRMVNLRLSSIKKDRIAEGAGSIGVLARKFSGKEVEVIGPAEAPIAKIKGRYRWHILLKGKKVKALHTLARNILTKNGEGGLDIKVDVDPVNFM; translated from the coding sequence ATGTTTGTCAGAGTTGCTATAAACATACCAACGGATAAGACTTTCATATATTCTGTTCCGGGAGAGCTTGAAAAGGAAGTTACTACGGGTAAACGTGTCCTTGTGCCTTTTGGGAAGAGGAGGGTGACCGGCTATATACTGGAATCAATGGATATAGCCGATAGAGAAAAAACCAAAGACATAATAGAAATACTGGATATGGAACCGCTCTTTAACGAAAGTGATCTCAAATTTTATAAATGGGCATCTGACTATTATATATATCACCTTGGAAAATTGCTTGGGAGTATTTTGCCCCACGGGATAGATGTAGAGAGTTATATGTGGCTTATGCCTGCAGGGGAAAGTGTTGGAAATGGGAGAGGACAAAAATTATCTTCGGTACAGTACAGGATCATTGAAATCCTGAAAGACTATCCGAAGGGGCTTCCTCTGGACAAATTAAAAAAGGTACTCGGTGGAAAACAGGTGTACCGGGATTTGAAGGTGCTCCAAAACGCAAAACTCATAACTATAGAGGACAGACTCAAAAAACCGGACATAAAAACAAAGAAAGAGAAGATAATAGCTCTGTGCCGCGATGGTTTGTCTGATGTGAAGCTGACCGAAAAACAGGGTAAGGTCGTTAATTACCTCAGTCGGCATGGAGAAACATCGATTTCCCTCCTGAATCGGGAAATTAAAAATGTTTCCGCTGTTATCCGGAGTTTGGAAAAGAAGGGAGTTGTCAGTGTCTCCGAGATGGAAGTTTACCGGCGCCCCGGACAGGGGCCGGAGATAGGAAGAGATGAAACAGGATTGATTCTCAATAAGGAGCAAAAAGCTGCTGTGGAAAAGATTGTCCGTAGCATAGCGTCAGGAAAATTTTCACCACACCTGCTTCACGGTGTTACCGGAAGCGGGAAAACAGAGGTCTACCTCAATGCCATAGAAGAGACCATGAAACTGGAAGGAAACGTCATTTTCCTTGTTCCTGAAATAGCTCTTACACCACAATTGTTGAGCAGAGTTAACAGGAGATTCAGTAATGATGAAATAGCCATTCTCCACAGTGGAATTTCGAGGAGTGCGAGATATGATCAGTGGAGGAGGATACAGAGTGGAGAGATAAAGATTGTTGTTGGTGCCAGGTCGGCCATATTTGCCCCTGTGAGAAACTTGAAATTGATAGTAGTTGATGAAGAGCACGATACGTCCTACAAGCAGGATGATCGTATGCCATATAACGCTCGTGATCTGGCGATAGTGAAGGCGAAACTGAACGCTGCGGTTGTTGTACTGGGTTCTGCAACTCCAGGGATTCGCACTTATTATAATATAAAGGAAAAACAATATAGATATCTGAGTTTACCCAGGAGAGTAGAAGACAAGCCCCTTCCGCAGATTGAGATAATTGATATGAAGGATGAAGAAGATAAAAATGGCAGAGTTCCTATCATCTCACGTTTCCTGAGATCTGCGATTCAGGATACACTTAAAGCCGGAAAACAATCACTCCTTTTTTTGAACAGAAGGGGTTTCAATACTTTTCTGTGCTGTCTTGACTGCGGCCATGTGTTCAGGTGTTTAAACTGTTCTGTTTCAATGACGCATCATGCAGGTGACGGTTCTCTTAAATGTCATTATTGTGATTACTCTATAAAAATCCCTCATCGCTGCCCCTCCTGTCACGGAGGAAAGATAAAGAGTTATGGTGTGGGAACAGAAAAGGTAGAGGTAGAGGTTTCGATGTTCTTTCCACAGGCCAGGATAGAAAGGATGGACAGTGATACAACTGTGAAAAAGGGAGCACATAACAGGTTGCTCAAGGCTTTGGACAGAGGAGACATTGACATACTTATAGGTACCCAGATGATCACAAAGGGCCATGATTTCCCAAACATTACCCTTGTCGGTGTGGTGTCAGCCGATACATCTCTTAATATTCCCGATTTCAGGGCAGCGGAAAGGACATTTCAGCTCATAACACAGGTTTCGGGAAGAAGTGGAAGGGGAGATTCTCCCGGCAGGGTTATTGTTCAGACTTTCAGTCCGGAACATTATGCCATAAAGAGGGCAAGAGAGAATGACTATACGAGATTTTACGAAGATGAAATATCCCTACGACGTGAAATGAGCTATCCACCTTTCTCCAGGATGGTGAATCTGCGTTTATCGAGCATAAAAAAGGACAGGATAGCTGAAGGCGCCGGAAGTATAGGGGTTCTTGCAAGGAAGTTTTCCGGAAAAGAGGTGGAGGTCATAGGCCCTGCGGAAGCCCCTATCGCCAAAATCAAGGGGAGATACAGGTGGCATATCCTTCTGAAGGGGAAAAAGGTTAAGGCACTACATACACTTGCCAGGAATATACTGACAAAAAACGGGGAAGGCGGCCTGGATATCAAGGTGGACGTAGACCCTGTGAATTTTATGTAA
- a CDS encoding HD domain-containing protein produces MIENYLKHLENKPLYVVGGAIRDRILKRYSSDIDIVLPYGTHEVAVDFADKTGGAYILLDDEPHQKTERVVIKSYDETFVFDFTKMRGASIKEDLEKRDFTINAMALPLVDYLEDRLDLLIDPFDGRDGIRGKKIEMLTEGSFKDDPLRMLRALRFAGQLGFSVDMKTRKSIIRNRCELKKVSWERIRDEFFKILSLSPCTPYIVDMDGLGLLEEILPEILSMKGVCQNGYHHLYVWEHILLSLKNIDIVMNNPEDYFAGYSLNLKEYLKTELVLGRSRDSIIKLATLLHDSGKPETASKNVDGCVKFIGHEDAGSKIAEKVARRLKLSNKEISFVKDLVGNHMHLINFSFLDSLSQKGVLRFFRKNPEEFWAYFILFLADSMAALGPDVPGDRVSENKKMTKEMLDKYYHEFKPRSEKPRLVTGQDLIDKFDLSPGPFLGRILTKVEEFRIEGRIKDREEALRYVEEIIGNN; encoded by the coding sequence ATGATTGAAAATTACTTAAAACATTTGGAGAACAAGCCCCTCTATGTCGTTGGCGGGGCCATCAGGGATAGAATCTTAAAAAGATACTCCTCCGACATTGATATTGTGCTTCCTTACGGCACACATGAAGTGGCTGTCGATTTTGCAGATAAGACGGGAGGGGCCTATATTTTACTTGATGACGAACCTCACCAAAAAACAGAGCGAGTTGTTATTAAGTCATATGATGAAACTTTCGTATTCGATTTTACGAAGATGCGCGGGGCATCTATCAAGGAAGACCTGGAAAAAAGAGACTTTACCATCAATGCCATGGCACTTCCGCTTGTGGACTATCTGGAAGACCGGCTTGATTTATTGATTGATCCTTTTGATGGTCGGGATGGCATTCGCGGGAAGAAGATAGAAATGCTGACCGAAGGGTCTTTCAAGGATGATCCGCTTCGAATGCTTAGGGCATTACGTTTTGCCGGGCAGCTTGGTTTTTCGGTAGATATGAAAACCCGGAAAAGTATTATCCGGAATCGCTGTGAATTGAAGAAGGTTTCGTGGGAGAGAATCAGGGATGAATTTTTTAAGATCCTCTCTCTGTCCCCTTGCACCCCATATATTGTTGATATGGATGGTCTCGGGCTTCTTGAGGAGATTTTGCCGGAGATTTTGTCCATGAAGGGGGTGTGCCAGAACGGTTACCATCATCTTTACGTCTGGGAACATATACTTCTCTCTCTTAAGAATATCGATATCGTGATGAATAATCCCGAGGATTATTTTGCCGGATATTCTCTGAATTTGAAAGAGTATCTTAAAACCGAATTAGTTTTAGGGAGAAGCAGGGATAGTATTATAAAGCTGGCAACATTGCTTCACGATTCTGGAAAACCTGAGACTGCAAGCAAAAACGTTGATGGCTGTGTCAAATTTATTGGACATGAGGATGCAGGCAGCAAGATAGCGGAAAAAGTTGCCCGGCGCCTGAAGTTGAGCAACAAAGAAATTAGTTTTGTGAAGGATTTGGTTGGGAATCATATGCACCTGATTAACTTTTCTTTTCTTGACTCGCTTTCTCAAAAGGGTGTCCTGCGCTTTTTCAGGAAAAATCCTGAAGAATTCTGGGCGTATTTTATATTGTTTCTCGCAGATTCTATGGCGGCTCTTGGTCCGGATGTGCCGGGAGACAGGGTGTCAGAAAACAAGAAGATGACAAAAGAGATGCTCGACAAATATTATCACGAGTTCAAACCTCGAAGTGAGAAACCACGTTTGGTTACGGGGCAAGATTTGATTGACAAGTTTGATCTTTCCCCCGGTCCGTTTTTAGGCAGAATACTCACAAAGGTCGAGGAATTTCGGATTGAGGGACGCATAAAAGACAGGGAAGAAGCCCTCAGATACGTGGAAGAAATTATTGGTAACAACTGA
- a CDS encoding acetate--CoA ligase family protein, with translation MRKFFEPESVVVVGASRKTGEGAFNNVECMLRYGYKGKIYPINPNAPEICGIKAYTSIAEVPETADLAVISVGRDRVMPMFEQCVQAGIRRVIIISQGFADADQRGVELQEQITTLARENGVRVLGPNTIGSLNNFRHFSTGFVDLAIPEKVYPISVVTQTGVILVASSGFTYKSWGKAIDIGNSCDVDFVDALEYFADDPDTKVIAIHMEGIKRGREFLEIASRIALKKPVIVLKTGRSKAGAEAAVSHTGSLVGEDDIFNAAFNRAGIIRVKDGSELRDAVHALLFLQEMEGPRLGVISVTGAGGIMAADACEDFELVLADIPPGLPDKLTEGAPKWIHITNPIDIWPVGMIGGNFREVYEKAMTDLLKSPDVDGVLAIIIAPSSPLHPNDYMAEVVAAARREAGNRKPIAMCIYMDGASSIIDQCESIDAVACFDSIEQAVRGLSFCHRYHQIRRRKMPSIKSFSFNRQHVDALLTKGRDQKILLEEDALRLLAAFGIPVARGIVAASLEELTAEAENFTYPLVLKLAGSAFVHKSEWGGVITGIENVDGLRNAFHEIVDNVRLRNPDVRIEAFQLQEQAKGLELLFGLKQDPQFGQVIACGMGGIYTEVFRDISREIVPVDRVQAEKMLKTLKMYPLLAGIRGQEGVNMEALLDVLERLSFLATVVPDIAELDINPLIAAVDGCKAVDARILW, from the coding sequence GTGCGGAAGTTCTTTGAGCCTGAATCGGTTGTTGTGGTAGGAGCTTCCCGGAAGACGGGAGAGGGGGCTTTTAACAACGTAGAGTGCATGTTGAGATACGGGTATAAGGGCAAAATTTATCCGATAAACCCAAATGCCCCGGAAATATGTGGCATCAAAGCTTATACTTCGATTGCAGAGGTTCCGGAGACAGCGGATCTGGCGGTTATCTCCGTGGGGAGGGATCGGGTTATGCCGATGTTTGAACAGTGCGTGCAGGCCGGTATCCGACGGGTAATCATCATCAGTCAGGGTTTTGCAGATGCCGACCAACGGGGTGTGGAATTGCAGGAACAGATTACCACGCTTGCTCGGGAGAACGGGGTGCGCGTACTGGGACCCAATACCATAGGGTCACTCAACAATTTCAGGCATTTTTCCACCGGTTTTGTCGATCTGGCGATTCCCGAAAAGGTTTATCCCATTTCAGTAGTAACCCAGACCGGTGTGATTCTGGTTGCTTCCTCAGGCTTCACTTATAAAAGCTGGGGAAAAGCTATTGATATCGGTAACAGTTGCGACGTCGATTTTGTTGATGCGCTGGAGTATTTTGCCGATGATCCTGATACCAAGGTGATCGCTATTCACATGGAAGGCATTAAACGCGGTCGGGAGTTTCTGGAAATAGCCTCCAGGATTGCTTTGAAGAAGCCGGTAATAGTGTTAAAAACAGGCCGCAGCAAGGCGGGCGCCGAGGCGGCGGTTTCCCACACCGGCTCTCTTGTTGGTGAAGACGATATATTCAACGCTGCCTTCAACCGTGCCGGAATCATTCGCGTAAAGGATGGATCTGAACTGAGAGATGCCGTTCACGCTTTACTATTTCTTCAGGAGATGGAAGGACCAAGGTTAGGGGTTATATCGGTCACCGGCGCCGGCGGTATTATGGCTGCTGATGCTTGTGAGGACTTTGAATTGGTGTTGGCGGATATTCCCCCCGGTTTACCGGATAAACTGACGGAGGGAGCTCCGAAATGGATACATATCACCAACCCCATCGATATCTGGCCGGTGGGTATGATCGGAGGCAACTTCCGCGAAGTTTACGAAAAAGCCATGACCGATTTGCTGAAGTCGCCGGATGTGGACGGGGTTCTGGCGATTATTATTGCTCCGAGTTCCCCGCTTCATCCCAATGACTACATGGCTGAAGTCGTGGCGGCGGCTCGACGGGAGGCTGGTAACCGCAAACCGATTGCCATGTGTATATACATGGATGGTGCGTCTTCCATAATCGATCAGTGCGAATCTATCGATGCCGTAGCGTGCTTTGACTCCATCGAGCAAGCCGTAAGGGGACTATCCTTCTGCCATCGCTACCACCAGATACGGCGGCGAAAGATGCCTTCTATAAAAAGTTTCTCTTTTAATCGGCAGCATGTGGATGCTTTACTTACAAAAGGCAGGGATCAGAAAATCCTTTTGGAAGAAGATGCCCTTCGTTTGTTAGCTGCTTTTGGAATTCCTGTGGCGAGAGGTATCGTGGCCGCCAGCCTGGAGGAGTTGACAGCCGAGGCAGAGAATTTCACCTATCCGCTGGTTCTAAAGCTGGCAGGCAGTGCCTTTGTTCATAAGAGCGAGTGGGGCGGTGTAATAACCGGAATTGAAAACGTCGATGGACTTCGCAATGCCTTTCATGAAATAGTAGACAACGTACGTCTTCGCAACCCTGATGTCCGGATTGAGGCGTTCCAATTGCAGGAGCAGGCAAAAGGGTTGGAACTGCTCTTTGGGTTGAAACAGGATCCTCAGTTCGGTCAGGTAATCGCCTGCGGCATGGGAGGAATTTATACTGAAGTGTTCCGTGATATTAGCCGGGAAATTGTTCCTGTTGATCGCGTGCAGGCTGAAAAAATGCTGAAAACATTGAAAATGTATCCGTTATTGGCAGGGATACGAGGTCAAGAAGGTGTAAACATGGAAGCGCTTCTCGACGTCCTGGAAAGACTTTCTTTTCTGGCTACCGTGGTCCCTGACATTGCGGAGCTGGATATCAATCCGCTGATTGCAGCGGTGGATGGCTGCAAGGCGGTGGATGCCAGAATCCTGTGGTGA
- the mazG gene encoding nucleoside triphosphate pyrophosphohydrolase, which produces MDRKTKFTDTSLSPEQDFRNLLKILKKLRSPDGCLWDMRQKKEDVGRYLIEEAYEVIDAIDSGSPKELKEELGDLLFQILFLARISEENGQFDISDVIKEISQKMIRRHPHVFENEKVKDIGEIKSNWEDIKKQEKNRQDKDESFFSQIPRFLPSLLMAQKITKEASKVGFDWKNVDGVLKKIEEELTEFKAALKSKEKGRVKDEIGDIIFSLVNLSRFVEVSADEALRSSIKKFTDRFSYIEEKLKDQGKNLPEATLEEMDHLWNESKANVQAQSTKGTEGQRKN; this is translated from the coding sequence ATGGATAGAAAAACTAAATTCACTGACACTTCTTTAAGCCCGGAACAGGATTTCCGAAATCTATTAAAAATATTAAAGAAGCTAAGGTCTCCTGATGGCTGTCTGTGGGACATGCGCCAGAAAAAAGAAGATGTTGGAAGATATTTGATAGAGGAGGCCTATGAAGTCATTGATGCCATTGATAGCGGCTCCCCGAAGGAGCTTAAGGAAGAGCTGGGCGATCTTCTCTTTCAGATACTCTTTCTGGCGAGAATCTCGGAAGAAAATGGTCAATTTGATATCTCCGATGTTATAAAAGAAATATCACAAAAAATGATCCGTAGACATCCCCATGTTTTTGAAAATGAAAAGGTTAAAGATATCGGAGAGATCAAATCCAACTGGGAAGACATAAAAAAACAGGAAAAAAACAGACAAGACAAAGATGAATCCTTTTTCAGTCAGATACCAAGATTTCTTCCTTCCCTCTTAATGGCACAAAAGATAACAAAAGAAGCTTCTAAGGTTGGTTTTGACTGGAAAAATGTTGATGGTGTTTTAAAGAAAATTGAGGAAGAGTTGACAGAATTTAAAGCTGCCCTCAAGTCGAAAGAAAAAGGAAGGGTGAAAGACGAAATCGGCGACATTATATTTTCTCTGGTAAACCTCAGTAGATTCGTAGAAGTCAGCGCAGATGAAGCATTAAGGTCTTCCATCAAGAAATTTACGGACAGGTTCTCTTACATTGAAGAGAAATTGAAGGATCAGGGGAAAAACCTGCCCGAGGCAACACTTGAAGAGATGGATCACTTATGGAATGAATCGAAGGCAAATGTTCAGGCACAAAGTACCAAAGGCACAGAGGGACAAAGGAAGAATTAG
- a CDS encoding DUF2065 domain-containing protein: MKFFLCVIGLVLIIEGLPYFAFPEKIKSYLMKIQDIPDTTLRILGLSLVITGLILVYLGRN, translated from the coding sequence ATGAAGTTTTTTCTTTGTGTTATAGGATTAGTTTTGATAATCGAGGGACTCCCTTATTTTGCCTTTCCGGAAAAGATTAAGTCCTATCTGATGAAAATACAAGACATACCTGATACAACCTTAAGGATTCTCGGTCTATCATTAGTTATCACCGGTCTTATCCTCGTCTATCTTGGGAGAAATTAA
- the queA gene encoding tRNA preQ1(34) S-adenosylmethionine ribosyltransferase-isomerase QueA, with amino-acid sequence MKLEEFNYNLPEELIAQKPCISRDHSRMMVVDRNSGKIDHKFFYDMPEFLKQGDVLVTNNSRVIPARLTGKKATGGLVEMLLLSRNGRSSPKSQIWEVLLRPARRIGIGTQIFFGDQGRAEVIERISEKKWYLKFETETEFDNFLERHGRAPLPPYIKRGKDEKRSLEDIERYQTIYASVPGSVAAPTAGLHFSPYLLTTLKEKGFDIVSVTLHVGYGTFLSIETESVEDHSMEKEFFAVGEETARTVNRAQRVIAVGTTSTRVLESVADDMGTIKQSSGHTALFIYPEYRFKRVNVLLTNFHLPKSSLFLLVCAFGGKDLIREAYKKAIEEKYRFYSYGDCMLIL; translated from the coding sequence ATGAAATTAGAAGAATTCAATTACAATCTACCTGAAGAGTTAATCGCTCAAAAACCGTGCATTTCAAGAGACCACTCCCGGATGATGGTTGTAGACAGGAACAGTGGAAAAATCGACCATAAGTTCTTCTATGACATGCCGGAATTTCTCAAACAGGGCGACGTACTGGTTACAAACAACTCCAGGGTAATCCCTGCAAGACTTACCGGTAAAAAAGCAACCGGCGGATTGGTTGAAATGCTCCTCCTATCAAGAAACGGCCGGTCTTCTCCCAAATCTCAAATATGGGAAGTATTGCTACGGCCGGCAAGAAGAATTGGTATCGGAACCCAAATATTTTTCGGTGATCAAGGCAGAGCAGAAGTAATTGAAAGAATTTCAGAAAAGAAATGGTATCTCAAGTTCGAAACAGAAACTGAGTTTGATAATTTCCTGGAAAGGCATGGAAGGGCACCGCTACCTCCCTACATCAAAAGAGGGAAAGATGAAAAACGGTCTCTTGAAGACATCGAACGATATCAGACAATCTACGCCAGTGTACCCGGCTCGGTAGCGGCACCAACCGCCGGCCTTCATTTTTCCCCATATTTACTGACAACCCTGAAAGAAAAGGGATTTGATATCGTGTCAGTCACGCTGCACGTAGGATATGGAACGTTCCTTTCCATAGAAACCGAATCCGTGGAAGATCACTCCATGGAGAAGGAGTTCTTTGCCGTGGGTGAAGAAACTGCCCGGACAGTAAATCGCGCGCAAAGGGTTATTGCCGTAGGAACAACTTCAACCAGGGTGCTGGAATCCGTTGCTGATGATATGGGAACAATAAAACAATCATCAGGACATACGGCGCTGTTCATATATCCTGAATACCGTTTTAAAAGGGTTAACGTACTGTTAACCAACTTTCATCTCCCCAAATCGTCACTTTTTCTCCTTGTCTGTGCCTTTGGAGGAAAGGATCTGATACGGGAAGCATATAAGAAGGCAATAGAGGAAAAATATCGTTTTTATAGTTATGGTGACTGTATGTTGATATTGTAA
- the tgt gene encoding tRNA guanosine(34) transglycosylase Tgt, translating to MDYQFKLLKKDTGSEARLGKMLTKHGVVNTPVFMPTGTQATVKGLVPERVKELGAEIILSNTYHLYLRPGHKLIRDLGGLHKFMNWNRPILTDSGGFQVYSLAALREITEEGVMFQSHIDGSKHFMSPESAIEIQEALGSNIMMCFDDCTPYPVDFDYAKKSLNLTIRWARRCKDSRNNSDQALFGIIQGGIYPDLRKRGLEELAEIGFDGYALGGLSVGEPKSAMREIVEGITPLLPKDKPRYLMGVGTPEDIVECVGRGIDMFDCVMPTRNARNGMLFTNDGKVVIKNARYRNDDSPVDDLCDCYTCKNYSRAYLRHLFIAKEILAVILNTIHNVRHYMNLMERIREAIKDDNYEAFKKTFNSELRTRN from the coding sequence ATGGATTACCAGTTCAAGCTACTAAAAAAAGATACCGGATCCGAAGCACGGCTGGGGAAAATGCTCACTAAACACGGCGTGGTGAATACGCCGGTCTTCATGCCGACTGGAACTCAGGCCACGGTAAAGGGCCTTGTTCCGGAAAGGGTAAAAGAATTGGGGGCAGAGATTATTCTCAGCAACACATATCATCTCTACCTTAGACCCGGTCATAAACTCATAAGAGATCTCGGGGGACTACACAAATTCATGAACTGGAACCGTCCTATACTCACGGACAGCGGTGGATTCCAGGTATACAGCTTAGCAGCTCTAAGAGAAATAACCGAGGAAGGAGTGATGTTTCAATCACATATTGATGGTTCAAAACATTTTATGAGTCCGGAGAGTGCCATAGAGATTCAGGAGGCCCTCGGTTCCAACATTATGATGTGTTTTGATGATTGCACACCATACCCTGTCGATTTCGATTATGCGAAAAAGTCTCTCAACCTGACCATACGGTGGGCAAGGAGGTGTAAGGATTCCAGAAACAACAGCGATCAGGCGCTGTTCGGAATAATACAGGGTGGTATTTATCCGGATTTGAGGAAGAGAGGATTAGAAGAGCTTGCCGAGATCGGGTTTGACGGCTATGCTCTCGGTGGATTGAGCGTGGGAGAGCCAAAGAGCGCAATGCGGGAAATAGTTGAAGGTATCACACCCCTCCTTCCGAAAGATAAACCAAGATATCTTATGGGCGTTGGAACACCGGAGGATATAGTGGAATGCGTAGGACGTGGCATCGATATGTTTGACTGTGTGATGCCCACCAGAAATGCACGTAATGGAATGTTGTTTACAAATGACGGAAAGGTTGTTATAAAAAACGCCCGTTATCGAAATGATGATTCACCAGTTGACGATTTGTGTGATTGTTATACCTGTAAAAACTATTCACGGGCGTACCTGAGACATCTGTTTATAGCAAAGGAAATTTTGGCCGTCATCCTGAATACTATTCACAATGTGAGGCATTACATGAATCTCATGGAGAGGATCAGGGAAGCAATAAAAGACGATAATTACGAAGCTTTTAAAAAAACCTTCAACTCGGAACTCAGAACTCGAAACTAA
- the yajC gene encoding preprotein translocase subunit YajC: MTNLAHAMGQFGGGGGAKGPDVQVIVMMAVIFAIFFFLLIRPQQKKQKEMREMLKNIKHGDTIVTTGGLYGKVTGITENIITLEISDKVRVRVAKNNVAVVTEKADK, translated from the coding sequence TTGACTAATTTAGCTCATGCAATGGGGCAGTTTGGTGGTGGCGGTGGTGCCAAAGGGCCTGATGTCCAAGTTATTGTCATGATGGCTGTCATTTTTGCCATATTCTTTTTTCTTCTCATCAGGCCTCAGCAGAAAAAACAGAAAGAGATGAGAGAAATGTTGAAAAATATCAAACATGGAGACACGATTGTAACCACGGGAGGATTATACGGAAAAGTAACCGGCATCACAGAGAATATCATAACACTTGAAATATCTGACAAAGTGCGGGTAAGGGTCGCAAAAAACAATGTAGCTGTCGTCACTGAAAAGGCAGATAAATGA